The proteins below are encoded in one region of Candidatus Omnitrophota bacterium:
- a CDS encoding glycosyltransferase family 2 protein produces MTRYNISFVLPMFNESDNITDTLSRVSSLAGEICGDYEIVVVDDASTDKSCDVVAVLAAKDPRIRLIRLKENSKFGGALAAGLKNAAKDIVLYTDSDFPAKEADIKKALELLEGADVVTAYSLVLKDSSIKRIVMSKVYNFLVRALFGLKIRDINSGLKIYRRKVLEGLDLKSRSPFIDVEIFAEAARRGFKIRQYGLIFDLRVKGSSTISRMSVVARTFWDMLAYRFRI; encoded by the coding sequence ATGACGCGTTATAACATATCCTTCGTTTTGCCTATGTTCAACGAATCCGATAACATAACGGATACGTTAAGCAGGGTCTCGAGCCTCGCGGGGGAGATATGCGGAGACTACGAGATAGTTGTCGTTGACGACGCGTCCACGGATAAAAGCTGTGATGTGGTCGCGGTCCTTGCCGCGAAAGATCCGCGCATAAGGCTGATACGGCTTAAAGAAAATTCCAAATTCGGCGGCGCGCTGGCTGCGGGGCTGAAGAACGCCGCGAAGGATATCGTGCTATATACCGATTCCGATTTTCCCGCGAAAGAGGCGGATATCAAGAAAGCCCTGGAACTTCTGGAGGGGGCGGATGTAGTGACCGCCTACAGCCTTGTGCTGAAAGATTCCAGCATTAAGAGGATAGTCATGTCGAAGGTTTATAATTTTTTAGTCAGGGCCTTATTCGGCTTAAAGATCAGGGATATCAATTCCGGACTCAAGATATACAGGCGTAAAGTCCTTGAGGGGCTTGACCTGAAGTCAAGGAGCCCGTTTATAGATGTGGAGATATTCGCGGAGGCCGCGAGAAGGGGTTTCAAGATAAGGCAGTACGGGCTCATATTCGATCTTCGCGTCAAAGGGAGCTCGACGATATCGAGGATGAGCGTGGTGGCAAGGACATTCTGGGACATGCTTGCATATAGGTTCCGCATATGA
- a CDS encoding glycosyltransferase family 39 protein — protein sequence MMIDNISKKTVAAVLVLAALSFYLFFFRLGAFALTDPDETFYAQTAKEMVDRGEWHTPYLYGKPQFEKPILLYWLVEASFRAFGVNEFAARLPSAVFALFGIMAIYFLGSLLFNKRVGMLSAVILAASVEYVVLSRACVTDMVLTVFMLLGALLFFYGQIRNKAYYYILSGGFFALAVLTKGPVAIMLPAVAIGLYLLFVRDFRIFKSMSLVWIALAFIIVAAPWYILMYKIHGNSFIDAFFGFHNVNRFLEAEHKIGSQWYYNIPIVFGGFFPWSVFLPFGLWHAFKKSFRNSSPENGHLVFAALWFFVIFIFFSISSTKLPTYIFPSFIGLALIVAVLWDDLLQKTVEKSIVLGMKISQYLLLVVVIVGSIGALIYLKFDYPSILPGIAIGCALLIIGMILSTAAFAKKIYARAFLLIVCSVLAFAYPMSALVLPQIERFETSKEISEVLSTVMKKGEALGCESNYQEGLAFYTGVFPVNIDKHHDLVNFMGSKERIWCVLKEKNYNQLYDLDTKPFYTKPSFMIYKLGKKAVVTNKMPEDGKYILMRERTK from the coding sequence GAGCGTTCGCCCTGACAGATCCGGATGAGACGTTTTACGCCCAGACGGCAAAAGAGATGGTTGATAGGGGCGAATGGCATACCCCGTATCTTTACGGCAAACCCCAGTTTGAAAAACCCATACTCTTGTACTGGCTTGTCGAGGCGTCGTTCAGGGCCTTTGGAGTCAACGAGTTTGCCGCCCGCCTGCCGTCGGCGGTCTTCGCCCTCTTTGGAATAATGGCGATATATTTTTTAGGGTCGCTCCTCTTTAATAAAAGGGTCGGAATGTTGTCGGCTGTCATTCTCGCCGCCAGCGTGGAATATGTGGTGCTTTCAAGGGCGTGTGTCACAGACATGGTGCTGACCGTTTTCATGCTTTTGGGCGCGTTATTATTTTTCTACGGTCAGATAAGGAACAAGGCATATTATTATATTCTGTCGGGCGGTTTCTTCGCTCTTGCCGTCCTCACCAAAGGCCCTGTGGCTATAATGCTGCCGGCTGTAGCGATAGGCCTGTATCTTTTATTCGTAAGGGATTTCAGGATATTCAAAAGCATGTCTCTTGTCTGGATAGCGCTCGCGTTTATCATAGTAGCGGCTCCCTGGTATATCCTGATGTATAAGATCCACGGCAATAGTTTCATAGACGCGTTCTTTGGCTTCCACAATGTCAACAGGTTCCTGGAGGCGGAACATAAGATAGGCTCCCAGTGGTATTATAATATACCGATCGTCTTCGGCGGGTTCTTCCCATGGAGCGTATTTTTGCCGTTCGGTCTCTGGCACGCGTTCAAGAAATCTTTCCGCAATAGTTCGCCGGAAAACGGTCATCTGGTATTCGCTGCCCTGTGGTTCTTCGTCATATTCATCTTCTTTTCCATATCGAGCACGAAACTTCCGACGTATATATTCCCTTCATTTATAGGCCTGGCGCTTATAGTGGCCGTATTGTGGGACGATCTCTTGCAGAAGACGGTTGAGAAAAGCATCGTCCTGGGTATGAAGATCTCCCAATATTTATTGCTGGTTGTCGTTATAGTGGGCTCTATAGGCGCTCTTATCTATTTAAAATTCGATTACCCGTCGATCCTGCCGGGCATTGCGATAGGGTGCGCGCTCCTTATCATCGGCATGATACTGTCGACGGCCGCTTTTGCGAAAAAAATATATGCCCGCGCATTTCTTCTTATAGTCTGTTCTGTCCTGGCGTTCGCGTATCCCATGAGCGCCCTCGTCCTGCCTCAGATAGAGAGATTTGAGACGAGTAAAGAGATATCGGAAGTGCTGTCGACCGTGATGAAAAAAGGTGAGGCGCTTGGCTGTGAGAGCAACTATCAGGAGGGGCTCGCGTTTTATACAGGTGTATTTCCGGTCAATATTGATAAACATCATGACCTCGTTAATTTTATGGGCTCGAAAGAACGCATATGGTGCGTTTTGAAAGAAAAGAATTACAACCAGCTTTATGACCTCGATACGAAGCCTTTCTATACGAAGCCCTCCTTTATGATATACAAGCTCGGGAAGAAAGCCGTTGTCACCAATAAGATGCCCGAAGACGGGAAATATATTCTCATGCGGGAGAGGACCAAATGA